In a single window of the uncultured Pseudodesulfovibrio sp. genome:
- a CDS encoding M15 family metallopeptidase, giving the protein MKHRHATLNVLPAFLLFLLLAASAFAEQRPEGFVTLNEFLPSASYDVKYYTGDNFVGKRVDGYEAPKVLVTIEAAKALKAVQAEVSRFGLSLKFFDGYRPQRAVDHFVRWAADLEDTRTKAAHYPDVDKRNLFRDGYIAARSGHSRGSTVDLTLVDKATGQELDMGTPFDFFGLESWPEATDFPPQIRANRALLRAVMIGHGFKPYEAEWWHFTLREEPYPETYFNFPIQ; this is encoded by the coding sequence ATGAAACACCGTCACGCCACGCTCAACGTTCTCCCCGCCTTCCTCCTTTTCCTTCTACTCGCAGCTTCGGCGTTTGCCGAACAGCGGCCAGAGGGATTCGTCACGCTCAACGAATTCCTGCCGAGCGCATCCTACGACGTCAAATACTACACGGGAGACAATTTCGTGGGGAAGCGGGTGGACGGCTACGAGGCCCCCAAGGTGTTGGTGACCATTGAGGCAGCCAAGGCTCTGAAAGCGGTGCAGGCAGAAGTGTCACGGTTCGGCCTGTCGCTCAAATTCTTTGACGGCTACCGTCCACAGCGGGCTGTGGACCACTTCGTTCGCTGGGCCGCCGACCTCGAGGACACCCGCACCAAGGCGGCGCACTACCCGGACGTGGACAAGCGCAACCTGTTCCGCGACGGGTACATCGCGGCCCGGTCCGGCCACTCGCGCGGCTCCACCGTTGACCTGACCCTGGTGGACAAGGCCACCGGGCAGGAGCTGGACATGGGTACCCCGTTCGATTTCTTCGGCCTGGAGTCCTGGCCCGAGGCCACCGATTTCCCGCCACAAATACGGGCCAACCGCGCCCTGCTCCGCGCCGTCATGATCGGCCACGGCTTCAAACCCTACGAAGCGGAATGGTGGCACTTCACCCTCAGGGAAGAACCTTACCCCGAAACCTACTTCAACTTCCCAATTCAATAA
- a CDS encoding dienelactone hydrolase family protein: protein MKRLFIILSLLLIPYTALAANGQTVDYEVNGQTFEGYYISPADKAPLVILVHDWDGLTDYEVKRAGMLADLGYAVFAVDLFGKGVRPTETAEKKKLTGALYADRQMMRTRLMAGMNKAADLGANLSNAVAMGYCFGGTAVLELARSGADLKAFIPFHGGLATPEGQNYKMTKGFILVFHGSADQSVPMSQFAALAEELEATGIPHEMTTYSGAPHAFTVFGSDRYRKDADEKSWARFTQFLSQTLQ from the coding sequence ATGAAGAGACTTTTCATCATATTGTCTTTGCTGCTGATCCCGTACACTGCCCTGGCCGCAAACGGGCAAACCGTGGACTATGAGGTCAACGGGCAGACCTTTGAAGGATATTACATCAGCCCTGCGGACAAGGCACCGTTGGTCATCCTGGTCCATGACTGGGACGGCCTGACCGACTATGAGGTGAAGCGGGCCGGGATGCTCGCGGACCTGGGCTACGCCGTGTTCGCCGTTGATCTGTTCGGCAAGGGCGTGCGCCCCACCGAGACTGCGGAAAAGAAGAAGCTGACAGGGGCCTTGTACGCCGACCGGCAGATGATGAGAACGCGGCTCATGGCCGGCATGAACAAGGCCGCCGACCTCGGGGCCAACCTGTCCAACGCCGTGGCCATGGGCTACTGCTTCGGCGGCACGGCGGTTCTGGAACTGGCCCGGTCCGGCGCCGACCTGAAGGCTTTCATCCCCTTCCACGGCGGCCTGGCCACACCTGAAGGACAGAACTACAAGATGACCAAGGGATTCATTCTGGTCTTCCACGGCTCGGCGGACCAGTCTGTGCCCATGTCCCAGTTCGCGGCCCTGGCCGAAGAGCTGGAAGCTACGGGCATACCCCACGAAATGACCACCTATTCCGGAGCACCTCACGCCTTTACCGTGTTCGGCTCCGACCGCTACCGCAAGGACGCCGACGAGAAGTCCTGGGCGCGGTTCACGCAGTTCCTGAGTCAGACGTTGCAGTAA
- a CDS encoding transporter substrate-binding domain-containing protein, which translates to MRLLTPLSSLLLILASLVVSASPAFAANPIVIFGNDCKPPKSWMHNGRPKGVLVDILHEIEARTGLSFDIRLMPWKRAYMSALEGRGGIFGLSKNMERMSLFDFSEVMYVDEMRIVVLKGREFTYREPEDLKGMTLGITRGASYGDEFDRAKGRIFIPSEDSGPISRLRMLLAGRIDAALIGPGEASVRFTISQDTMLMENSDQFVILDTPFVQDDNFIGFPKNSKRRKLLDQIDHALLDMQGDGTIQRIEARY; encoded by the coding sequence ATGCGCCTTCTCACTCCTCTCTCCTCACTTCTCCTCATCCTCGCCAGCCTGGTCGTTTCCGCTTCCCCCGCCTTTGCCGCCAATCCCATCGTTATCTTCGGCAATGACTGCAAGCCGCCCAAATCGTGGATGCACAACGGCCGCCCCAAGGGGGTCCTGGTAGACATCCTGCATGAAATAGAGGCCCGTACCGGGCTTTCCTTCGATATCCGGCTCATGCCATGGAAACGGGCCTACATGAGCGCTCTGGAAGGACGTGGCGGCATATTCGGTCTGTCCAAGAACATGGAGCGCATGTCTCTGTTCGACTTCTCCGAGGTCATGTATGTGGACGAGATGCGCATAGTGGTCCTGAAGGGACGGGAGTTTACCTACCGTGAGCCTGAGGACCTCAAGGGCATGACCCTGGGCATCACCCGCGGCGCGTCCTACGGCGACGAGTTCGACAGGGCCAAGGGCCGGATATTCATCCCCAGCGAGGACTCCGGCCCCATCTCCCGGCTGCGCATGCTCCTGGCCGGGCGCATCGACGCGGCCCTGATCGGTCCGGGCGAGGCCTCGGTTCGCTTCACCATCTCCCAGGACACCATGCTGATGGAGAACAGCGACCAGTTCGTCATTCTGGATACCCCGTTCGTGCAGGACGACAACTTCATCGGCTTTCCCAAAAACTCGAAACGCCGCAAGCTTCTCGACCAAATCGACCACGCCCTGCTGGATATGCAGGGCGACGGCACCATCCAGCGGATCGAAGCCCGGTACTGA
- a CDS encoding radical SAM protein, translating into MSEPPAPDLGGRLPVALAVPGGDKAALSALGWQSVYRALAEAPGLAVERVFPDKLGTTEGVDPRTRESKSPLSSFPVIAWSITFEEDFLSLPRTLLAAGVPPLAAERPSLPLVIAGGPVAFLNPAPIAPFVDIFWVGEADDRFLQFFDTLRTLVFDGADRETILETVKDMDGVYAPGRSRTPVKRITSGGQGPLTDPAFSCFISGKAAFRDTLLLEVNRGCPYGCRFCAAGYIYRPPRHAELDELKRIVELADPPKVGLVGTALTDWPELLPFLKWLHERKKKFSLSSMRADGITEELLVYLRERGIRTITLALEGASERLRRMMSKKLDPKDFLNAVRLCARYGVNHLKIYMIAGWPGETDEDYAELADFLAEIVRIRSEEPGGRKKQFMRITIGVSSLVPKPFTPFQWAPMLTEDVLNARMKGLEKLAKPYKGVTLQHDDPFQARLQGLLARGGEDLAEFILLAAEHGGWKKALKQWDGDPASILDRERGQDENFPWEVVDIGVRREYLWKEWERAKQAKVSPGCSARGCAQCAGCGLETPPGS; encoded by the coding sequence GTGTCGGAGCCCCCTGCTCCCGACCTCGGTGGACGGCTGCCCGTGGCGCTCGCCGTCCCCGGAGGCGACAAGGCGGCCCTGTCCGCTCTCGGCTGGCAGTCCGTCTATCGGGCCCTGGCCGAAGCGCCCGGGCTGGCCGTGGAGCGGGTCTTTCCCGACAAGCTTGGCACCACCGAGGGTGTTGATCCCCGTACGCGCGAATCAAAGAGCCCACTATCCTCATTCCCTGTAATAGCCTGGAGCATTACGTTCGAGGAGGACTTCCTCAGCCTCCCTCGAACGCTCCTGGCAGCGGGCGTTCCGCCGCTTGCGGCGGAACGCCCATCTCTTCCCCTGGTCATCGCCGGAGGCCCGGTCGCCTTTCTCAATCCGGCCCCCATCGCCCCGTTCGTGGACATCTTCTGGGTGGGCGAGGCCGATGACCGCTTTCTCCAGTTTTTCGATACCCTGCGCACTCTGGTCTTCGACGGTGCGGACAGGGAGACCATCCTTGAAACGGTCAAGGACATGGACGGCGTCTACGCGCCGGGCCGGTCCAGGACGCCAGTCAAACGCATCACTTCCGGCGGACAGGGGCCACTGACCGACCCCGCTTTCTCCTGCTTCATCTCGGGCAAGGCCGCATTCCGGGACACCCTGCTGCTTGAGGTCAACCGGGGCTGCCCCTACGGCTGTCGGTTCTGCGCCGCAGGCTACATCTATCGTCCTCCCCGCCATGCCGAGCTGGACGAACTCAAACGCATCGTGGAGCTGGCCGACCCGCCCAAGGTCGGACTGGTGGGTACGGCCCTGACCGACTGGCCCGAGCTGCTCCCGTTCCTCAAGTGGCTGCACGAACGCAAAAAGAAATTTTCACTCTCCTCCATGCGCGCCGACGGCATCACCGAGGAGCTGCTCGTCTACCTTCGCGAACGGGGTATCCGGACCATCACCCTTGCCCTGGAAGGGGCCAGCGAGCGGCTGCGGCGCATGATGAGCAAGAAGCTCGATCCCAAGGACTTTCTCAACGCGGTCCGGCTGTGCGCCCGGTACGGCGTGAATCATCTCAAGATATACATGATCGCGGGCTGGCCCGGCGAGACCGACGAGGACTACGCCGAGCTGGCCGATTTCCTGGCCGAGATCGTGCGCATCCGCAGCGAGGAACCCGGTGGCCGCAAGAAGCAGTTCATGCGCATCACGATCGGGGTCAGCTCGCTGGTCCCCAAGCCGTTCACCCCGTTCCAGTGGGCTCCGATGCTGACCGAAGACGTCCTGAACGCCCGCATGAAAGGCCTGGAGAAACTGGCCAAGCCTTACAAGGGTGTGACCCTGCAGCACGACGACCCGTTCCAGGCCCGGCTCCAGGGACTGCTCGCGCGCGGCGGCGAAGATCTGGCCGAATTCATCCTCCTGGCCGCTGAGCACGGCGGCTGGAAAAAGGCGCTCAAGCAATGGGACGGTGATCCGGCGAGTATCCTGGACCGTGAAAGGGGACAGGATGAGAACTTTCCGTGGGAGGTTGTGGACATTGGCGTAAGACGCGAGTATCTTTGGAAAGAATGGGAACGTGCAAAGCAAGCCAAGGTCAGTCCGGGTTGTTCGGCACGAGGGTGCGCTCAATGTGCCGGCTGCGGACTTGAGACGCCACCAGGATCATAA
- the ftsZ gene encoding cell division protein FtsZ, which produces MEYFEIEHESNAKIKVVGCGGGGGNAVNNMIQSALKGVKFIVANTDSQDIHKSLAEHKIQIGEKLTKGLGAGANPEIGRSAAMESMDQIREALDGSDMVFITAGMGGGTGTGSAPVVAQVAKELGALTVGVVTKPFYFEGKRRLEQAEEGTRALADVVDSIITIPNDRLLQLAAKKASFSDMLKKADEVLYYAVKGIADLITVHGLINLDFADVKAAMSNSGMALMGTGIASGETRAKEAAMKAITSPLLEDVSIEGAKGVLINITCGPDMLIDEVSEAADIIYKEAHDDAEIFFGTVFDPDAGDEMRITVIATGIEPAMEEPEPALSKAEQQKLLLLGPRGVSKAAEQPRRAGHQRVLSQDRNIPTYLRKQAGELDLTELPSRQVSQRAVAGPGEEEFIFEEDNLDVPAFIRKNVD; this is translated from the coding sequence ATGGAATATTTCGAAATCGAACATGAATCCAACGCCAAAATCAAGGTCGTGGGCTGCGGTGGCGGCGGCGGAAACGCCGTCAACAACATGATCCAGTCCGCGCTCAAGGGCGTGAAGTTCATCGTCGCGAACACCGATAGCCAGGACATTCACAAGTCTCTGGCCGAACACAAGATCCAGATCGGCGAGAAGCTGACCAAGGGTCTGGGCGCTGGCGCCAACCCCGAAATCGGCCGTTCCGCCGCCATGGAGTCCATGGACCAGATCCGCGAGGCTCTTGACGGTTCGGACATGGTCTTCATCACCGCCGGCATGGGCGGCGGCACCGGCACCGGCTCCGCTCCGGTTGTGGCCCAGGTTGCCAAGGAACTGGGCGCGCTGACCGTCGGCGTGGTCACCAAGCCCTTCTACTTCGAGGGCAAACGCCGTCTGGAACAGGCCGAAGAGGGCACCCGCGCCCTGGCCGACGTGGTGGACTCCATCATCACCATTCCCAACGACCGGCTGCTCCAGCTGGCCGCCAAGAAGGCGTCCTTCTCCGACATGCTGAAAAAGGCCGACGAAGTCCTGTACTACGCGGTCAAGGGTATCGCCGACCTGATCACCGTGCACGGCCTGATCAACCTGGACTTCGCCGACGTCAAGGCGGCCATGTCCAACTCCGGCATGGCGCTCATGGGTACCGGCATCGCCTCCGGCGAGACTCGTGCCAAGGAAGCGGCCATGAAGGCCATCACCTCCCCGCTGCTCGAGGACGTGTCCATCGAGGGCGCAAAGGGCGTGCTCATCAACATCACCTGCGGCCCGGACATGCTCATCGACGAGGTCTCCGAAGCCGCCGATATCATCTACAAGGAAGCCCACGACGACGCCGAGATCTTCTTCGGAACGGTCTTCGATCCGGACGCGGGCGACGAAATGCGCATCACCGTCATCGCCACGGGCATCGAGCCCGCCATGGAAGAGCCGGAACCGGCCCTGTCCAAGGCCGAACAGCAGAAGCTGCTGTTGCTCGGACCCCGTGGTGTCAGCAAAGCCGCCGAGCAGCCGCGCCGCGCCGGGCATCAGCGTGTCCTGAGCCAGGACCGCAACATCCCGACGTACCTGCGCAAGCAGGCCGGCGAATTGGACCTCACGGAACTGCCTTCGCGCCAGGTCTCCCAGCGCGCCGTGGCCGGTCCCGGCGAGGAGGAGTTCATCTTCGAGGAAGACAACCTCGACGTTCCCGCGTTCATCCGCAAGAACGTGGACTAG
- the ftsA gene encoding cell division protein FtsA produces MARNDLIVGLDVGTTKICTVVGEATDNGVDIIGIGTAPSTGLRRGVVVNIEKTVQCIKKSLEDAELMAGCDIRTVYAGIAGSHIQGFNSHGVIAVKGGEVTQRDVDRVIEAAKAIAIPMDREVLHTLPQEFIVDDQRGIADPLGMAGVRLEVKVHIVTGAVTSAQNIIRSCNRSGLDVSNIVLESLASSKAVLSAEEREIGVALVDIGGGTTDIAVFSKDSIKHTSVLALGGHNLTNDIAYGLRTPMMSAEKIKMDYGCAMADLVTSEEIIEVPSVGGRESRKMSKRVLAEICEPRCEEILALVDQELIKSGFKNMIAAGVVLTGGTVLIDGMQELAEQIFDLPVRIGFPAEGIGGLAEEVRSPKYATAVGLLLHGAEEEGLHNKVRPFKIRDDSGFDRIVGRMKKWFSDIA; encoded by the coding sequence ATGGCTAGAAACGATCTCATAGTGGGCCTGGACGTGGGCACCACCAAGATATGCACCGTGGTCGGTGAGGCCACGGACAACGGCGTCGACATCATCGGCATCGGCACCGCCCCTTCCACCGGCCTGCGCCGCGGGGTGGTCGTCAACATCGAAAAGACCGTCCAGTGCATCAAGAAATCGCTGGAGGACGCCGAACTCATGGCGGGCTGCGACATCCGCACCGTGTACGCGGGCATCGCGGGCAGCCACATCCAGGGTTTCAACTCCCACGGTGTCATCGCGGTCAAGGGCGGCGAAGTGACCCAGCGTGACGTGGACCGGGTCATCGAGGCCGCCAAGGCCATCGCCATCCCCATGGACCGCGAGGTGCTGCACACCCTGCCCCAGGAATTCATCGTGGACGACCAGCGCGGCATCGCCGATCCGCTGGGCATGGCCGGCGTCCGGCTGGAAGTGAAGGTCCACATCGTCACCGGCGCGGTGACCTCGGCCCAGAACATCATCCGCTCCTGCAACCGGTCGGGTCTGGACGTGTCCAACATCGTCCTGGAATCCCTGGCATCCTCCAAGGCCGTGCTGTCGGCCGAGGAGCGCGAGATCGGCGTGGCTCTGGTGGACATCGGCGGTGGAACCACGGACATCGCGGTCTTTTCCAAGGACTCCATCAAGCACACCAGCGTCCTGGCGCTGGGCGGCCACAACCTGACCAACGACATCGCCTACGGGCTGCGCACGCCGATGATGTCCGCCGAGAAGATCAAGATGGACTACGGCTGCGCCATGGCCGATCTGGTCACCAGCGAGGAGATCATCGAGGTCCCCAGCGTGGGCGGGCGCGAGTCGCGCAAGATGAGCAAGCGCGTCCTGGCCGAGATCTGCGAGCCCCGGTGCGAGGAGATTCTCGCCCTGGTGGATCAGGAGCTGATCAAGTCCGGGTTCAAGAACATGATCGCCGCGGGCGTGGTTCTGACCGGCGGCACCGTGCTCATCGACGGCATGCAGGAGTTGGCCGAACAGATTTTCGACCTTCCGGTGCGCATCGGCTTTCCGGCCGAAGGCATCGGCGGCCTGGCCGAAGAGGTCAGGAGTCCCAAGTACGCCACGGCCGTGGGGCTTCTGCTCCATGGAGCCGAGGAGGAAGGACTGCACAACAAGGTCCGGCCCTTCAAGATCCGCGACGATTCCGGTTTCGACCGCATCGTCGGCAGGATGAAGAAGTGGTTCTCGGACATCGCATAA
- a CDS encoding FtsQ-type POTRA domain-containing protein — translation MSTLTMGKQSRLNIGGKRTARGNTRKRRKTANPLLADRRSPRKLAGAGRLVFRMVMFSLAMSIVAVLGVGLLYGYRYITAHPYFDLQDIRVAGNHRLSYDTILKTAQVELGLNCLDMNVGEVKNRLDANPWVDSVIVRRELPNRLLIDVQEKVPAFWVRQGDGLYFADAHGRVIAPMHPGEQASLPILNVAEDLSDGPEVLSGILKKMADHQTPFTQAQAAWIKLTSAHEIEIYLDGAADGKGLTVKLSMDRWEVQLERLKVVWRDLMRRNEFDAASIIAASGDKIWIQKRNDPAAG, via the coding sequence GTGAGCACCCTGACCATGGGCAAACAGAGCCGCCTGAATATCGGCGGAAAGCGCACTGCCCGCGGCAACACCCGCAAGCGCAGAAAAACCGCCAACCCTCTGCTGGCGGACAGACGATCTCCTCGAAAGCTGGCCGGAGCCGGCCGCCTGGTGTTCCGTATGGTCATGTTCAGCCTGGCCATGTCCATCGTGGCCGTGCTCGGCGTGGGCCTGCTCTACGGATACCGCTACATCACCGCCCACCCCTATTTCGATCTTCAGGATATCCGCGTGGCCGGAAACCACCGGTTGAGCTACGACACCATCCTCAAGACCGCCCAGGTGGAGCTCGGCCTGAACTGCCTGGACATGAACGTGGGCGAGGTCAAGAACCGCCTGGACGCCAACCCCTGGGTCGACTCGGTTATCGTGCGCCGCGAGCTGCCCAACCGGTTGCTTATCGATGTGCAGGAGAAGGTCCCGGCCTTCTGGGTGCGCCAGGGTGACGGATTGTATTTCGCGGACGCGCACGGCCGGGTCATCGCGCCCATGCACCCGGGAGAACAGGCCTCGCTTCCGATTCTGAACGTGGCCGAGGATCTGTCCGACGGCCCCGAAGTTCTTTCCGGCATCCTCAAGAAGATGGCCGACCACCAGACCCCCTTCACCCAGGCGCAGGCCGCCTGGATCAAGCTGACCAGCGCCCACGAGATCGAGATCTACCTGGACGGCGCTGCGGACGGCAAGGGACTGACCGTGAAGCTGTCCATGGACCGCTGGGAGGTCCAGCTGGAACGGCTCAAGGTGGTCTGGCGCGACCTCATGCGGCGCAACGAATTCGACGCGGCCTCCATCATCGCGGCCAGCGGCGACAAGATATGGATACAGAAGCGCAACGACCCGGCAGCGGGCTAG
- the murB gene encoding UDP-N-acetylmuramate dehydrogenase: protein MPLELTANPLLSERTTLRLGGPAVVEAVVRETADLDELSAFLTRETLPPFVLGAGSNLLAGDGPLELALVHIADCPGPERVERDGEAIIIRCGAGLRLPGLLGWAQKAGFSGLEGMTGIPGTVGGAVAMNAGSYGVEIGDLVTRIRVWSPAGGLVWLDRSQCAFDYRHFSPVKMPGKCLVWEVELALGESDPKSVRRAMHGVYEKKKKTQPVTAWTAGCVFKNPPEESAGRLLDKAGMKGVRLGHMAFSDIHANFLVNLGGGNAADALELMDMGRARVFEQFGITLEPEVIVL from the coding sequence ATGCCTCTGGAACTGACCGCCAACCCCCTGCTCTCGGAACGCACTACCCTGCGCCTCGGCGGCCCCGCCGTGGTCGAGGCGGTCGTGCGCGAGACAGCCGATCTGGACGAGCTTTCGGCCTTCCTGACCAGGGAGACTCTGCCGCCCTTCGTTTTGGGCGCGGGCAGCAATCTGCTGGCAGGGGACGGTCCCCTGGAGCTGGCTCTGGTCCACATCGCCGATTGCCCCGGCCCGGAACGCGTGGAACGCGACGGCGAGGCGATCATCATCCGTTGCGGCGCCGGCCTGAGACTTCCCGGCCTGCTCGGTTGGGCACAAAAGGCGGGCTTCTCCGGCCTCGAAGGCATGACCGGCATCCCCGGTACCGTGGGCGGAGCCGTGGCCATGAACGCGGGCTCCTACGGTGTCGAAATCGGCGATCTGGTCACCCGGATACGGGTCTGGTCTCCGGCCGGCGGGCTGGTCTGGCTGGACCGCAGCCAATGCGCCTTCGACTACCGCCACTTCTCCCCCGTAAAAATGCCAGGCAAATGCCTGGTCTGGGAAGTGGAACTGGCCCTCGGGGAGTCCGATCCCAAGTCCGTGCGCCGCGCCATGCACGGCGTTTACGAAAAGAAGAAGAAAACCCAACCGGTCACGGCATGGACAGCGGGCTGCGTGTTCAAGAACCCGCCCGAGGAAAGCGCGGGCAGGCTGCTGGACAAGGCGGGCATGAAGGGCGTGCGTCTGGGCCATATGGCCTTTTCGGACATCCACGCGAATTTTCTCGTCAACCTGGGCGGCGGCAACGCCGCGGACGCGCTCGAGCTCATGGACATGGGACGCGCTCGGGTCTTTGAGCAATTCGGCATAACTCTCGAACCGGAGGTCATCGTACTGTGA
- the murC gene encoding UDP-N-acetylmuramate--L-alanine ligase, which produces MRARVNNIHMVGIGGSGMNGIAEVLINMGFNITGSDLSASAAVRRLEKLGATVFIGHGANNVGEADVLIKSTAIPDKNPELVEARERGIPIIPRAEMLAELMRLRTGIAVAGTHGKTTTTSLLATIFTEAGLDPTVIIGGKLNTYGANARLGEGDYLIAEADESDGSFLRLAPIITVVTNIDKDHMDFYDNQDAIDLSFMRFMNSTPFYGMNVVCGDDEGVQRLLPVIKRPYLTYGLGKQNKLRGEIISSHLRSLFKVYYDGEEWGEVTVAQPGTHNVLNALACIGVALEVGLEKDEIIQGLGNFGGVGRRFERKGEKKGVIVVDDYGHHPAEIMANLKTAKECYPDRRLVVAFQPHRFSRTQALFGEFCKAFTDADILLLTEIYPASESPIPGVSGLSLAQGIKQVSETKVQFFPDFESLEKRLKDILRPGDLFMTQGAGSIWKIGENWLEQEDGPENDHEEGNGDEEL; this is translated from the coding sequence ATGCGGGCCAGGGTGAACAACATCCACATGGTCGGCATCGGCGGATCGGGCATGAACGGCATCGCCGAGGTGCTTATCAACATGGGCTTCAACATCACCGGGTCCGACCTGTCCGCGTCGGCTGCGGTGCGGCGGCTGGAAAAGCTCGGGGCCACGGTTTTCATCGGCCACGGGGCGAACAACGTGGGCGAGGCCGACGTGCTCATCAAGTCCACGGCCATCCCGGACAAGAACCCGGAGCTGGTCGAGGCCCGCGAGCGTGGCATCCCCATCATTCCCCGCGCCGAGATGCTGGCCGAGCTGATGCGGTTGCGCACCGGCATCGCCGTGGCCGGAACCCACGGCAAGACGACCACCACCTCGCTCCTGGCGACCATCTTCACCGAGGCGGGGCTGGACCCGACCGTCATCATCGGCGGCAAGCTGAACACCTACGGGGCCAACGCGCGCCTGGGCGAGGGCGACTACCTCATCGCCGAGGCGGACGAGTCCGACGGCTCGTTCCTGCGGCTGGCGCCGATCATCACCGTGGTCACGAACATCGACAAGGACCACATGGATTTCTACGACAACCAGGACGCCATCGACCTGTCGTTCATGCGCTTCATGAACTCCACCCCGTTCTACGGCATGAATGTGGTCTGTGGTGACGACGAGGGCGTGCAGCGGCTGCTCCCGGTTATCAAGCGGCCCTACCTGACCTACGGCCTGGGCAAGCAGAACAAGCTGCGCGGCGAGATCATCAGCTCCCACCTGCGCTCCCTGTTCAAGGTCTACTACGACGGCGAGGAATGGGGCGAGGTCACCGTGGCCCAGCCCGGCACGCACAACGTGCTCAACGCCCTTGCCTGCATCGGCGTGGCCCTGGAAGTCGGCCTCGAGAAGGACGAGATCATCCAGGGACTGGGCAATTTCGGCGGCGTGGGACGGCGCTTCGAGCGCAAGGGCGAGAAAAAGGGCGTCATCGTGGTCGACGACTACGGACACCACCCGGCCGAAATCATGGCCAACCTCAAGACCGCCAAGGAGTGCTACCCGGACCGGCGGCTGGTGGTCGCCTTCCAGCCCCACCGCTTCTCGCGCACCCAGGCGTTGTTCGGCGAATTCTGCAAGGCCTTCACCGACGCGGACATCCTCCTGCTGACCGAGATTTATCCGGCCTCGGAGTCCCCCATTCCGGGCGTATCCGGCCTGTCGCTGGCCCAGGGCATCAAGCAGGTTTCCGAGACCAAGGTGCAGTTCTTCCCGGACTTCGAGTCCCTGGAAAAACGGCTCAAGGACATTTTACGCCCCGGCGACCTGTTCATGACCCAGGGCGCGGGTTCCATCTGGAAGATCGGCGAGAACTGGCTCGAACAGGAAGACGGCCCCGAAAACGATCATGAAGAAGGCAACGGAGACGAGGAGCTGTAG
- the murG gene encoding undecaprenyldiphospho-muramoylpentapeptide beta-N-acetylglucosaminyltransferase has protein sequence MSLNRVVLTTGGTCGHIFPALAVATALREYNKGVRILFMGGPGVEGDLARRHGLEFLELPASGVMGKGITGALSGLGWLGTGIPKALYEVWRFRPDAVIGFGGYAGFCPVLAARLLGIPTAVHEQNSVPGVTNKVLGKMVKRVFLSFPDAMGIFPPDKTFLTGNPVRPEIFKAGERRRARVTGKRLFVFGGSQGARPINDAVIEALPRLMEAGVEVVHQAGRIDFSRVRAAYEAAGADPAQVREFIDDMGAEYAACDLVVCRSGASTVFEIAAAGAPALFVPFPQATHDHQTMNARAMSDLGAAVLLPQRDLSGTVLADRVLDLLADRERLSSMEIAAQGMARQYAARDIVAGLTAMAGQEL, from the coding sequence ATGAGTCTGAACCGCGTCGTACTGACCACCGGCGGCACCTGCGGCCACATTTTCCCGGCACTGGCCGTGGCCACGGCCCTGCGCGAGTACAACAAGGGCGTGCGCATCCTGTTCATGGGCGGCCCGGGCGTGGAAGGCGATCTGGCCCGCAGGCACGGTCTGGAATTTCTCGAACTGCCCGCCAGCGGCGTCATGGGCAAAGGCATCACCGGCGCGTTGTCCGGCCTGGGCTGGCTGGGTACCGGTATTCCCAAGGCGTTGTACGAGGTCTGGCGCTTCCGGCCGGACGCCGTCATCGGCTTCGGCGGGTACGCTGGCTTCTGCCCCGTGCTGGCAGCCCGCCTGCTCGGCATCCCCACCGCCGTTCACGAGCAGAACTCGGTGCCCGGCGTGACCAACAAGGTTCTCGGCAAGATGGTCAAGCGCGTTTTCCTGAGTTTCCCGGACGCCATGGGCATCTTCCCCCCGGACAAGACCTTTTTGACCGGCAACCCGGTGCGGCCCGAGATATTCAAGGCAGGCGAACGGCGGCGCGCCAGAGTGACCGGCAAGCGGTTGTTCGTCTTCGGCGGCAGCCAGGGAGCCAGGCCCATCAACGATGCGGTCATCGAAGCGCTGCCCCGGCTCATGGAGGCCGGAGTGGAAGTGGTCCACCAGGCGGGCAGAATAGATTTTTCACGCGTGCGCGCGGCCTACGAGGCGGCGGGCGCGGACCCGGCACAGGTTCGGGAATTCATCGACGACATGGGCGCCGAATACGCGGCCTGCGACCTGGTGGTCTGCCGGTCCGGGGCGTCCACGGTCTTCGAAATAGCGGCGGCAGGGGCCCCGGCACTCTTCGTGCCCTTCCCCCAGGCCACCCACGATCATCAGACAATGAACGCGCGCGCCATGTCGGACCTCGGCGCAGCCGTGCTGCTTCCCCAACGGGACCTGAGCGGCACTGTTCTGGCCGACCGCGTGCTCGACCTGCTCGCAGACCGCGAGCGGCTCTCTTCAATGGAAATAGCGGCCCAGGGCATGGCCAGACAATACGCGGCGCGGGACATCGTCGCCGGATTGACCGCCATGGCCGGGCAGGAGTTATAG